Proteins encoded within one genomic window of bacterium:
- a CDS encoding uroporphyrinogen decarboxylase family protein: MPISDRENFLRAIEFRYPEWIPVGANSLRATWAKYREDLEDLYIRHPKIFGNYERGSYNWNNFEPAYTEGEYYTDEWGCVWHNLQTGLLGQCVGHPLADWSAFDNYQAPDPISGTDWEQHKRNVAENKTRGELTMGYGGTLFDLLYALRGFENLMMDFATDEPRLPELIQMVQNYNLKKIEKFTGAGVDVINFHGDIGTQRGPMISPAAFRKYVKPWYKTIWQACRQGGAHVYYSCDGNLLSLVDELIECGMTLHDPQSRANTLEGIRDTYIGKVCFKLDLDQQVIMPFGTPAEVKSYIKHAVNMLNDPKGGFMIMFEVQPAYPLENIEAACEVLEEVCLANM, encoded by the coding sequence ATGCCAATTAGTGATCGTGAAAATTTTCTGCGGGCGATTGAATTTCGGTATCCGGAATGGATACCGGTGGGCGCTAATTCTTTGAGGGCGACTTGGGCTAAGTATCGGGAGGATTTGGAAGACCTTTACATTCGCCACCCAAAGATATTCGGCAACTACGAACGCGGCAGCTATAACTGGAACAATTTTGAACCTGCCTATACGGAAGGCGAATACTACACCGATGAATGGGGGTGTGTTTGGCATAACCTACAAACCGGTCTGCTTGGGCAGTGTGTAGGTCATCCCTTAGCCGACTGGAGCGCATTTGATAATTACCAAGCGCCGGATCCGATTAGCGGCACAGATTGGGAACAACATAAGCGCAATGTTGCTGAGAATAAAACGCGTGGGGAATTGACCATGGGTTATGGGGGAACCCTTTTTGACCTCCTCTATGCCCTCCGTGGATTCGAGAATTTAATGATGGATTTTGCCACCGACGAACCCCGATTGCCTGAGCTAATCCAGATGGTTCAAAACTATAACCTGAAGAAGATAGAAAAGTTCACGGGTGCTGGGGTGGATGTGATAAATTTCCATGGTGACATTGGAACCCAGCGTGGACCGATGATCAGCCCAGCGGCATTTCGAAAGTATGTCAAACCCTGGTACAAAACCATCTGGCAAGCATGTCGGCAAGGGGGAGCGCACGTTTATTATTCCTGTGACGGCAATCTGCTATCGCTAGTTGATGAGCTTATCGAATGCGGCATGACCCTCCACGACCCCCAATCCCGCGCCAACACGCTTGAAGGCATCCGCGACACTTACATTGGTAAAGTCTGCTTTAAACTCGACCTCGACCAACAAGTCATTATGCCCTTTGGCACCCCCGCTGAGGTCAAGTCCTACATCAAACACGCCGTCAATATGCTAAACGATCCCAAAGGCGGCTTCATGATCATGTTCGAAGTCCAACCCGCCTACCCATTAGAAAACATCGAAGCGGCCTGCGAAGTGTTGGAAGAAGTTTGTCTGGCGAACATGTAG